The Actinobacillus equuli genome includes a window with the following:
- a CDS encoding SGNH/GDSL hydrolase family protein, which yields MLSDEDIVRRYLAKNTEFKRIADISLLGHSLFDMWSDWQHELTLNGLSVANLGISGVSTRQYLDVIAKPQRITSLGQKVFLFLGVNDIVKEPDYSPTQVMYWLLQIIQQIQPLAMPNTRYFLLEATPVRHIHTVTNSQIQQLNAYLSEHCPANLTFVKTFDAFADSEGNLNAAFTTDGLHFNLQGYAILRRLLEAYV from the coding sequence ATGTTGTCAGATGAGGATATTGTTCGGCGTTATCTCGCAAAAAATACGGAGTTTAAACGTATTGCGGACATCAGTTTGCTTGGTCATTCTTTATTTGATATGTGGAGTGATTGGCAACATGAACTGACGCTTAATGGTTTGTCGGTGGCAAATTTAGGCATTTCCGGTGTGAGTACCCGCCAATACTTAGACGTGATTGCGAAACCGCAACGCATTACTTCATTAGGGCAAAAGGTTTTTCTCTTCTTAGGCGTAAATGATATTGTGAAAGAGCCTGACTATTCTCCTACCCAAGTCATGTATTGGTTATTGCAAATTATTCAGCAAATTCAACCGCTTGCAATGCCAAATACCCGTTATTTCTTGTTGGAAGCCACGCCTGTTCGTCATATTCATACAGTCACGAACAGCCAAATTCAGCAGCTTAATGCCTATCTCAGCGAACATTGTCCGGCAAATCTTACTTTTGTTAAAACCTTTGACGCATTTGCGGATTCAGAGGGAAACCTCAATGCGGCATTTACAACGGACGGTTTGCACTTCAATTTACAGGGTTATGCGATCTTACGCCGCTTATTAGAAGCTTATGTGTAA
- a CDS encoding N-acetylmannosamine-6-phosphate 2-epimerase, translating into MSKLSRTEILNTIRNGLIASCQPVDDGPMDRPEIVAAMAQASIIGGAAGLRIEGVDNLKATRPTVKAPIIAIVKRDLPDSPIRITPFLQDIEDLAAAGADIIAVDGTDRVRPVTIEAALKRIHELGCLAMADCSTLAEGLYCQQLGFDIVGSTMSGYTGGEVPNEPDYQLVKDLKAAGCFVMAEGRYNSPQLAKTAIEIGADCVTVGSALTRLEHIVGWFADAIKTAKA; encoded by the coding sequence ATGTCAAAGTTATCTCGTACGGAAATATTAAATACGATTCGAAACGGTTTAATCGCCTCGTGTCAGCCGGTTGATGACGGCCCGATGGATAGGCCGGAGATTGTCGCAGCAATGGCACAAGCTTCGATTATCGGGGGAGCGGCAGGGTTACGTATTGAAGGGGTAGATAATTTAAAGGCAACACGTCCAACTGTAAAAGCGCCGATCATTGCGATTGTAAAGCGTGATTTACCGGATAGCCCGATACGCATTACGCCGTTTTTACAAGATATTGAAGATTTAGCGGCAGCCGGTGCGGATATTATTGCGGTGGACGGTACGGATCGGGTGCGACCGGTCACGATTGAAGCGGCGTTGAAACGGATTCACGAGCTAGGCTGTTTGGCAATGGCGGACTGTTCGACCTTGGCAGAAGGGCTATATTGCCAACAACTCGGTTTTGATATTGTCGGTAGCACAATGTCGGGTTATACCGGCGGGGAAGTACCGAATGAACCGGATTATCAGTTAGTTAAAGACTTAAAAGCAGCGGGCTGCTTCGTGATGGCGGAAGGGCGTTATAACTCACCACAACTGGCAAAAACCGCGATTGAAATCGGCGCGGATTGCGTCACGGTCGGTTCGGCATTAACTCGCCTAGAACATATTGTCGGTTGGTTTGCTGATGCAATCAAAACGGCGAAAGCTTAG